Proteins encoded in a region of the Nonomuraea helvata genome:
- a CDS encoding sialidase family protein: MIRRSRALLPAAAILLACAVAQPAAADDASRSGPAIVRPVSGTSPLPAGCGLPPADGYTLNPNAEVLPMLARDPNRPWHLVTVFQQDRWNRYGSNGAVTAVSDDYGKTWRRSENLPAFSRCNGGTAANGGDYDVTTDNWVTVTPSGAAVAASFSLSRTGEVTAILVSRSADGGRHWDAPVTLQRDDNPRFFNDRPSVTADPYHPGVVYAVWDRIDSTEESWVQPIYLAKSTDDGRTWTTSKVYDVPANSGVIGTQLVPLADGTLLIGMHHETDTDGATQVIRSTDGGRTWSAPTLNVPAPLAVGPRIPDPDNSGDPLRNASLPLLAAQPGTQVVNAVWQSQDSDGTFHVAYSRSTNGGKTWSSPVRVDKTPTGSAAVPVVAASRTGTVAVTYYDFRNNTPDPATLPTDVWAVTCATDCTRSGAWSEQHIEGPFDARKVPATSVGRLVGDYTGLVSVGGNAFTAVYGVATGDAANPVDVHSALFSG, from the coding sequence GTGATCCGACGCTCCAGGGCATTGTTACCCGCAGCGGCCATCCTGTTGGCCTGCGCCGTCGCGCAGCCCGCCGCCGCGGATGATGCCTCACGTTCCGGACCTGCCATCGTGCGGCCGGTCTCGGGCACCAGCCCGCTGCCCGCAGGCTGCGGGCTTCCCCCGGCCGACGGCTACACCCTGAACCCCAACGCCGAGGTCCTGCCCATGCTGGCGCGGGACCCGAACCGTCCGTGGCACCTCGTCACGGTGTTCCAGCAGGACCGCTGGAACCGGTACGGCAGCAACGGCGCGGTCACCGCCGTGTCGGACGACTACGGCAAGACCTGGCGGCGGTCCGAGAACCTGCCCGCCTTCTCCCGGTGCAACGGCGGCACGGCCGCCAACGGCGGAGACTACGACGTCACGACCGACAACTGGGTCACGGTCACACCGTCGGGTGCGGCGGTGGCCGCGTCGTTCTCGCTGTCCCGCACCGGCGAGGTGACCGCCATTCTGGTGTCCCGGTCCGCTGACGGCGGCCGGCACTGGGACGCGCCGGTCACCCTGCAACGGGACGACAATCCGCGCTTCTTCAACGATCGCCCGTCGGTGACCGCTGATCCCTATCACCCGGGCGTGGTCTACGCGGTCTGGGACCGCATCGACAGCACGGAGGAAAGCTGGGTACAGCCGATCTACCTGGCGAAGTCGACCGACGACGGGCGCACCTGGACCACGAGCAAGGTGTACGACGTACCCGCCAACAGCGGCGTCATCGGCACCCAGCTGGTGCCGCTCGCGGACGGGACGCTGCTGATCGGCATGCACCACGAGACGGACACCGACGGTGCCACCCAGGTCATCCGCTCGACCGACGGCGGCCGGACCTGGTCGGCGCCGACGCTGAACGTTCCGGCCCCGCTCGCGGTGGGCCCTCGCATCCCGGACCCGGACAACTCGGGTGACCCGCTCCGCAACGCCTCCTTGCCGCTGCTGGCCGCCCAGCCCGGCACGCAGGTGGTGAACGCGGTCTGGCAGAGCCAGGACTCCGACGGCACCTTCCACGTGGCCTACTCGCGGTCGACGAACGGCGGGAAGACGTGGTCCAGCCCGGTCCGCGTGGACAAGACGCCCACCGGTTCCGCCGCCGTACCGGTCGTCGCCGCGTCCCGGACGGGCACCGTGGCGGTCACCTACTACGACTTCCGTAACAACACCCCGGATCCCGCCACGCTGCCCACCGATGTGTGGGCCGTCACCTGCGCGACCGACTGCACGCGGTCCGGGGCGTGGAGCGAGCAGCACATCGAGGGGCCGTTCGACGCGCGTAAGGTGCCGGCGACGAGCGTGGGACGCCTGGTCGGGGACTACACCGGCCTGGTCTCGGTCGGCGGGAACGCCTTCACGGCCGTGTACGGCGTGGCCACCGGCGATGCCGCCAACCCTGTGGACGTTCACAGCGCGCTCTTCTCCGGCTGA
- a CDS encoding nuclear transport factor 2 family protein: protein MTTTTDPRTVVIRYIEAVRDGDAEIIHDSFAEDATWHYPGDLPISNVWQGRDAIINDFLGGMGPVLVPGTLEIELVSTIAEGDRVVAEWTSKARTVYGGTYDNRCIGIYTVRDSRIASVIEYADTRHVAAALFPAHHTPRPTGTE from the coding sequence ATGACCACCACCACCGACCCGCGGACCGTCGTCATCCGCTACATCGAGGCCGTCCGCGACGGCGACGCCGAGATCATCCACGACAGCTTCGCCGAGGACGCGACCTGGCACTACCCGGGCGACCTGCCCATCTCCAATGTGTGGCAGGGCCGCGACGCGATCATCAACGACTTCCTGGGCGGCATGGGACCGGTTCTGGTCCCCGGAACACTGGAGATCGAGCTGGTCAGCACGATCGCCGAGGGCGACCGCGTGGTCGCCGAATGGACGTCCAAGGCCAGGACCGTCTACGGCGGCACCTACGACAACCGCTGCATCGGCATCTACACCGTCCGCGACAGCCGCATCGCCTCTGTCATCGAGTACGCCGACACCCGGCACGTGGCCGCCGCCCTCTTCCCGGCCCACCACACCCCCCGGCCCACCGGTACCGAGTGA